From the Hordeum vulgare subsp. vulgare chromosome 1H, MorexV3_pseudomolecules_assembly, whole genome shotgun sequence genome, the window ATCCAACAACGAGCTAAGCTAATTGAAGGCAAACAACGGATCCCATTCATGGGGATCCTCAGCCTTCTGTCCTTGTCCCAACAATGGGTACTTCCAACTATACATCTCTTGCCTCTCATCCTCCGGGCGGCCCTCCACGATGCGTTTCCTCGTCTTGGCCACCTTCCGAATGACGGCCCACAGCGCCACGTCGAACGCGTCATTCACCGTCGACTCAAGCTTCGTTGACGTGTCGCTGTAGGTCACCGCCGGGATGAGGCTCACGACCGCGGCCCTCATCCTCTCGACGGCGTCCGGCGGTATCCGCCGCAGCGTGTCCTCCACGCTCACGTTCCTGCGCACGTCCTCCTCCGAGATGTACACCGAGTAATCGGTGTGGTTCTTGGGCAGGTGCCAGGTGTACTGCACGTACGCCGTGCCGGGGTGGAAGAAGACCGGGATGCAACCGGCGAGCACGGCGTCGAAGGCCAGCCTGCGGGTGTACCTGTCGCCCCGCGGCTGGAGGCAGAACGTCGAGCTCTGGAAGAGTTTCATGACGCTGGCCGGGGAATCGCACTGGTTGCTCGGCCCCTTCTTGCTGCACTCCATCAGCGAGCAGGCGGCGGACGCCCTGCACTGCTCGACGAGGTTGCTTGCGATGGACTGCTTGCTGTCCTCGGCGTGGGCGCCGGCGAAAGAGAAGAGCCACTGGCGCTCCAGCCCGCGCACCCGGTCCTGCCAGAAGAAGATGGCCTTGTCGGTCGCCGGGTGGAATGCGGTCGGGTACGGGATGGCGGCGTCGTTCCGGTCCCACGGGCTGGCTTCCACGACGAGCGCGGTCATGTTCCGGACGGCCGGCAGACGGAAAAGCTTGCTTCCCCACTCAGTGTCGACGTCGTCTTGCCGCCGGAAGTCCCATGTGGTGCGGCCGGCGACGAAGAAATGGTCTCGACCGCCCATGGCGCGC encodes:
- the LOC123409256 gene encoding xyloglucan galactosyltransferase KATAMARI1 homolog, encoding MKRHNSAALPPSTGGEMHLETAGKAGKAYKRPGRCSRFCSVLIIAAAFWMLARHCYDYAHGGVASVEHGRASSPRRGMSPFSDPAVPPQSDAGDRKISSDKEARELAAAEERRMRGLCTGQYIYVQELPSRFNTDMVWDCEDLFASKDKCKYTANGGFGPRLSGGGDVLQETGWYDSDEHSLDVIFHDRIKRYECLTNDSSLASAVFVPFYAGLDVARHLWGHNVSTRDAMALEMVDLVTSRPEWRAMGGRDHFFVAGRTTWDFRRQDDVDTEWGSKLFRLPAVRNMTALVVEASPWDRNDAAIPYPTAFHPATDKAIFFWQDRVRGLERQWLFSFAGAHAEDSKQSIASNLVEQCRASAACSLMECSKKGPSNQCDSPASVMKLFQSSTFCLQPRGDRYTRRLAFDAVLAGCIPVFFHPGTAYVQYTWHLPKNHTDYSVYISEEDVRRNVSVEDTLRRIPPDAVERMRAAVVSLIPAVTYSDTSTKLESTVNDAFDVALWAVIRKVAKTRKRIVEGRPEDERQEMYSWKYPLLGQGQKAEDPHEWDPLFAFN